The stretch of DNA CATATTTTTTCTTTCAAGTcccaaaaacaattttttttcaagtcctttttttatttttgaatgagAAATTTTGCAGGTTCAGTATATGATAGAGAGATGTTTGCTGCTTCACATGAACCGACAACAATGTGTTAAGGCCTTAGCAAAGTATGCAAGCATTCGACCATGCATTACAGTTACAGGTGATCATTGCATATAGctgatcaaaatacaaacatatatctacatgtatatatgtgtatatatacgtATAATATAAGGAAAGTTAGTGATATTAATGTGTGTGTATTTTTTTGCAGTGTGGAAGGAGCTGCAAAAGGAGAATAGGGGATTCTTTGAAGCATATTTTCATGCCATTTCTCAATACAAGCCTTTCATGGGTAAGAATACCACCCTTAACCCTAAAACATTTCATGTTAGTCGTTTGTAGTATTGTTGAGTAATCCCACATGGCTAAAATATCTGCAAGTTAAAAAGGTTTATATAATGGTTAAGTGAGAAATTATCCCTAGTTTGTGGTtacttattttctaaattttaacattaagggataaatattaaaactatacataaattttagttcaatgtgtaatattatatatgaactttgattttatgcaaatttatatatgatttttttttacaaattactaGTAACATGATCGACATAACAacattttaagtttatatattgcatacacaaacaattatattaacccaaaatgtatttattttttaaaatgtgtacaATTGTATCAAAATCAAAACTTAATGTGTATATCTGAACCCCAACTGAAGTTTCGTTTATAAAATTGCACTAAACCAaagtttatgtattaaattacgcattgaaataatatttaagtgtagttttgatatttatccatAACATTTAAAGTTCGAtggtattattatatttttgggtattttaatgataattattattttactaaaataattgtACAAGAAaagatttcttcttctttttttttaatgtgaaataacacatcttgtattAAATAGATAGCAAAAGTTAGTATGTAGCATTGTGACGTTATGTGTATATAACATTGCGATGTTCTCTATTGTCCCACTAATTTATTGGTGACCAAGGTGTGATGTCACGATGTTACATGCAGGAAGTCGCAATGTTGGCCATTGTTTTATTGATCTAATAGGTCATTAAGGTATGACATCGTGACGTCATGTGTACAACATTGCAACCTTAGTTATTATGTCATTGATTTATTGGTGATCAATGTGTGATGTCACGACGTCGTACATAGGAAGCCACAATGTTGGCCACTATTTCATTGATCTAATTGGTATCAAGGTGTAACATCATGAAGTCATGTGTAGGATATTGCGACGTGAATCTCTATTTAAGTTTGAAGAGACATGTGGCCAAAAATGAATAATTCTGGTGGGGGAGTTAAagtgtaattataccattatattattttgtagtttcttaaaatttaaaagaattaattgaaaatttttcatttttaattttttttttttgggtggaGGTACCCCTCCCTTTgcccttgcatgtcaaatgcatAGATATAGGGATATGACCTCCGAGAATCTTtctaatacataaaaaaaaacttaaaaccatATTTATGTCATATACATGTTTATGTTCCAACACattcaaattcgaataacttagctcaatattatatttatatgtatatttgtatatatacacatataattatGACTTGAGTTGCTGTTTTTATGTAGGATTGAAATGGTGTGTggctttgttttttgttttttgttttttttttcaggttATTACATCCAAAGGGAACATAGATTTCAAAGGAAGAAAAGGTTTTGGAAATGAATGATAATTTACTATTGCAAAAGTATTGTCTCTAAATTAATTCTAAGGTACAATTTTATTGgggattttgataaaaaaaacaaactttTTTATAAGTGGGGATGGGGGATGGGGTTGTTTGGGATCAAACCCAAACTCTTATGCCCATAACATAATACTCTTACTATTAAATTAAGAGGTTATTGGCTGATGAATAGTAAACTTTATGGTGAGTTTTAGAAACTTTCTCAATAATATTTGTATATGATCTTAAAATTAGCTTTTTAAAGGTAAATCACTATATATTTGTTTGTACAAAATAAAACGGGCTTGTAATTATCAATAAGTATTGGATACATTGGTAAGGCACATTGCACTTTTGGAAGGAGAATTTGGATTCAAACTCTAAAGATGATAGCATTGAGTGGGATAACCATAAACTTCGAAAGGATTAGACTTCATTGACCATAAAAGGGGATATTGAGAAGAGGGagtgtaataccccaaaaatttctacagtaaagaaagtaagataatatctctgatatagtaaaataaggaagtaaagtgataaaaagggtaattttgagttatgtcaacattgggaagtatattatgacatattaattcaagaaaggattagatcgcaaaaagtgagaaaagtctgttgcccaagagtaaatactcaaaatttaaggggttaaagtgtaaatacgaaaaatttgaaggaccaaaggtgtaaatattttaagggtggaatgatctagaaactaaaaaAATGGATAGAttaggaccaaaatgaaaaaaggtgaagaattttgagggactaaatcataattttaccaaattaagtgataactcaaggatgaaattttaaaagattataaagggaaaaatggtcaattagagagagagagaactctagaaggtaatgatgatgttggtgatatttttattaattaattagataaatgttatttaattaatattttattaagatttttagtattattttattattaaatgattaatataaaagggaggaaagatgaagagaattcatcatcttttccatgccaccaacgtgagaagaggggaaaagaaagaaattttcctttctttacaatttggtccttttatcaaaaatttactattttcacttagaaatcaaaagaatttccatagcttccaagagagaaaaataataaggagacaatgAGGAGCTAGAacatcaagttagattcaagaaatagaagctggaggagagagaaaatcaagttaaagattgaaatcaatagcacaaggtaagaacatcaagatttcaatatattttttagtttgatattattaaaaaagtaggaaattaatgttatagtagagttttcttatataaggtcttgtgttcttgatatattagtgaagagaaataagtgaaagtgatgagaaatattatagagaaagggaataagggagttataaacttagtaatcaacatcttgcactaaaacagttttagacaacagcagtaggttaaatttggaaaatcactataaatcgtagaaatcgaattagaggatgaaaaaaatatggaattaaatattattgagtctagtttatcatagaagaaactatgtaagtaatggaattgtaaatcatgagatctaataaattttgtgagacaaggtcaggatgaattcgggttcccctattttgaatttggaaaatcataaaaaattgaatacaaataattagaggcttaaatttatatttttaaaatactttaatgagtctattttcaatagaaataaacgagaacatcatccaaattctgtacaaagagataattaattttgagtgaagaggggtcagaactgtcaaatagtgaaacaggggaaactttaaagaataaactgtacttattggctaaaacaaaaattttgaaaatttatggtaagaagatatgtgagtctagtttcataaaaaaatttcggaTCTCAATTCGAAGTTCTGTatcttaagatataattaatttagtgactattactcaagTGAAtagcttgttatgagtaaacaagtaaatagtggtattatgtatatatcaaggatgtggaatggagtggaggaggaggaaaagtaTATGTCAATATTCatataatatgagtttattttaaaatagttaatttacatgttttagattcagggactaaattgaataaaagtgaaattttaagggtaattttgtaaaaacgtcaaaaatgaccaaattgaatgaaatattaattgaGATCAAGATTGGATGGAAAtttgaggaaaatgaaaaattaccaaaatgtccctgaattttggtatttctgcaatttaactcagtaagttcgtgtaacttgaattatattcttaaatgcttgaaatgttgttattgatgtgaatatgatttaaatgttcattgtatgaaaattgatgaaacattgatatatttgataaaaaggggaagaaatcctggttgaatggaagaaaattcgatggatctctgaaaaagaattgacggtaaaaaaggatctagcctagacgggtgatcctatcctgatatagccctcccgaagaatatgtgggtaatccgaattagggtctgaatttagcctggactggtaattcagatccaagctcattagagtaattgtcattgcaggggattttgcctggattggtaatcccaacaatactctatgagtttatattacaggggatttagcctggactggtaatcccgctgtaaggataaggtttgcgggagtgtgctctctgaaatggaaatgtgcgcatatgaatatgaattgacggacctaGATTTGTACAATAAAAGTGTACCTCCGAAAATCCATCGaattttcgagaaattcaacgggataaatatggaaaataataagGGTAGTAAAAAacatggaattgaattattattggaaatatattatcgaatttaatacctagtttggattgaacgcgggtttgagtacaatcgttctgtgccaaaggatgaattgacgaatgagaccataactgggttatggcattacAAAtataaaggatgaattgacggcaaattacccaagtaaaccgaggttcagcatttgttgcgggctttcgtgtttactatctgtttagctctcatgagcttaagttcagccttcgggcttctgaaaacgatgtactcataCCCGTAAGTCATTCTTCGATACAAAAAGAAACGGTAAAAGACTTATGTGgttgaattgaaagatttatagattattggtattgatctaaaataaatgtaaccattgatatttaaatgatataaaGGGTAAAGTTCTGAAGTGAGATAACATGAGTTTGAAATGAACTATTACCAGTATGTAcgtgaaattcatgaaaatgatggtacatgaaatatcgAAATAATGAAACGAATGATATATACCTATGAAGAAAcgataagagaatgatatgtatcacgGCATGTAAATGTATGGTTATCTTtaatatgttgatacaagaaaattatgCATGATGAGTTTATATGTAATGTGTGCAAGTACACTAACCAGTATTGttgcttgatgcttaggcaagtgccaagctctTGGTTGAATagtaatatgattatttaatGGAAGCATTGAATTGATAAGTATTTGAAGGAAAATATGCTAGTGTTCATGAAAAAGTGGTatggtttaaattatgcaatttcttataaaATGACTTATTATGTGATCAATTTGGAAAAGGCTTtagttaaatgcactagcttgtgactatgattgaatgatatgtttatgacttgt from Gossypium hirsutum isolate 1008001.06 chromosome D04, Gossypium_hirsutum_v2.1, whole genome shotgun sequence encodes:
- the LOC107898664 gene encoding uncharacterized protein isoform X1 gives rise to the protein MYHQNHHHHHLHLPCLHCHPQSYIRMVQYMIERCLLLHMNRQQCVKALAKYASIRPCITVTVWKELQKENRGFFEAYFHAISQYKPFMGYYIQREHRFQRKKRFWK
- the LOC107898664 gene encoding uncharacterized protein isoform X2, whose product is MYHQNHHHHHLHLPCLHCHPQSYIRMVQYMIERCLLLHMNRQQCVKALAKYASIRPCITVTVWKELQKENRGFFEAYFHAISQYKPFMGSRNVGHCFIDLIGH